The Rhodocytophaga rosea genome has a segment encoding these proteins:
- a CDS encoding AAA family ATPase: MVLLSEYNFLERISLHDHTFIYRAERCKDHQKVLLKIVENASEKSEQAARIAHEYEIASSFSCKGIARFLTLETYQSLQVAVIEDIEGISLEKYLKEHKVTLAQTLQIAIAITEILEHFYQKGIVHQGLCPAHLLINPHTLDVYLIDLSIASRVSSQKGVIEQPEFLKGSLAYIAPEQTGRIKGEIDIRSDLYSLGIILYEMVLGEVPFDAKEVLTLVHLHIAKSTVPPHLSNPHIPGTLSAIILKLLSKNAEDRYQSPFGLKKDLQACLSQWNTIKRMELPMLGQYDFSGRLQPPRKLYGREKEMAQLQQAFSRVQAGALEIVLIEGYSGIGKSALVQLIKEPVYQIGGNFVEGKFNQFQRNVPYSAFIQAFKVFTDQILTQNAEGITQWREKILEAVGTNGRILTDIIPHLELLIGPQPEVAELESTETQNRLHFVFIKFIKCIARQEHPLVIFFDDLHWADAASSGLLKIIAADKDLRYVLFIGALRNKEYTSDSVFSATIENMQKEGFRIQKMVLMPLQYTHVEALIHETLQGNIQDVQAFTSLMYDKSQGNPFFIHAFLKCLHAEHILHFDFNSFGWIWNAARIQQLRFSENIVELLAGRIQKLPGITQHLLKLAACLGFEFDVSLLMIVRKQNRQEIIHALLPALEEDLILPAGDHYRFTHDRIQQAAYSLIPDAAKKQEHAIIGQALLHHFEQEDHPTYLLETVNQLNAGRELIVSTEEKYQLAALNLRAGLKVKSSAAYTLSFEYLHAGIQLLGEDAWKTHYELALQLHIEGAESSFLSGNPYMMEEWVETVVREANRVLDKVRIYEITIKSYIARNQLVYAVQASLQILELLGIRFPAKPNKLHVLTALVSIKLRLLHQPIETLNTLPPIKNPYIEAAIRVLASVGSAVYFAMPALFPLFVCKAFSLMIRYGNTPYSGVVCNSFGLIMIGGVGDIETGYKLGKIAMQLSERFEGSSLKCQSRMMVHSFISHWKEPLHHTLAPLHHNYWYGLENGNIEFAAYSIFVHCYSAFFCGRNLKDIAEEHLKVHERLLRLEHESGLNLHRIPTQAVLNLYQVVENPTVLTGSVHDEETMVPIYKERAAETTLCALYLYKLILSYLFEKEEEASQQAQEFRNRIESVAGSSEFMIFYFYDTLIAASLLSGQKNVSRRKLLNQCEANLAIFRKFSGKSPVNYQHKLYLMEAELCRLKGNIHKAAMLYDHAIEEARKNDYLNDHALSCELAGKFYLSQHRETLARHYLTESHTYYRQWGAFNKVHVLEKKYNFLSGTPVQTAIALPGTSPQQDSGDFSVERSLQGLDLHSIMKAATAISSEIQLEKLLKKLVKIAVENAGAQQGYLILIKDEAFVIEAACSIDSEEEVVLPSLPVKNNRLVSEAIINYVFVTQENVVLDNASQHPVFSSDTVLAENQSRSVLCAPIIHQGKVIGLLYFENRLISHAFTLDRIELLKLLSGQIAVSIQNALNEQKKVNAFMEREKLLKKINLQQSVQSKAILKTQENERRRIAEELHDGLGYMLSTLKLNLTSLKEQLSGPEEQVQFLHNSFLLLEDSFKELKSISNNLMPDLLFQFGLLVAVEDLCKKVNDAGKLHITFRHYNFKRKLKKDFELEVFRIVQELINNTIKHAQAINLEIQFLIQQDRLVIMAEDDGKGFDFQKKIKSRSKGKGLTNITNRINFMRGTLRVESSEDFGTSFIIDLPLTFKLVNLLTDDQITDSR; this comes from the coding sequence ATGGTCCTGCTGTCTGAATACAATTTTCTGGAACGGATTAGCCTCCATGACCATACCTTTATCTACCGGGCAGAGCGCTGCAAAGACCACCAAAAGGTATTACTCAAAATTGTTGAAAATGCCAGTGAAAAAAGTGAGCAGGCTGCCCGTATCGCCCATGAATATGAAATTGCCAGCAGTTTTTCATGCAAAGGCATTGCCCGTTTCCTCACCCTGGAAACCTACCAAAGCCTCCAGGTAGCTGTTATTGAAGACATTGAAGGCATTTCGCTTGAAAAATACCTGAAAGAGCACAAAGTTACCCTTGCCCAGACACTCCAGATAGCGATTGCCATTACTGAAATTCTCGAACATTTTTACCAGAAAGGCATTGTTCACCAGGGACTTTGTCCGGCACACCTGCTCATTAATCCGCATACACTCGATGTATACCTGATTGACCTGTCTATTGCTTCCAGGGTATCTTCCCAGAAAGGAGTAATCGAACAGCCTGAATTTTTGAAAGGCTCACTTGCCTATATTGCCCCGGAACAAACCGGCCGGATCAAAGGTGAAATTGACATCCGCAGCGACCTGTATTCCCTGGGTATTATTCTCTATGAAATGGTGCTGGGCGAAGTTCCTTTTGATGCCAAAGAAGTCTTAACCCTGGTACATCTGCACATTGCCAAAAGCACTGTTCCTCCGCACCTGAGTAATCCGCATATTCCCGGAACGCTGTCTGCTATTATATTGAAATTGTTGTCAAAAAATGCAGAAGACCGCTACCAGTCTCCGTTTGGCCTGAAAAAAGACCTGCAGGCCTGCCTCAGTCAATGGAATACCATCAAACGTATGGAATTGCCTATGCTAGGACAATATGATTTCTCAGGCAGGCTGCAACCGCCCAGAAAACTGTATGGCAGGGAAAAGGAAATGGCGCAACTTCAGCAAGCCTTCAGCCGGGTGCAGGCTGGTGCGTTAGAGATCGTACTGATTGAGGGCTATTCCGGCATTGGAAAATCTGCCCTGGTACAATTAATCAAAGAGCCAGTATACCAGATAGGAGGAAATTTTGTAGAGGGCAAATTCAACCAGTTTCAACGGAATGTTCCCTATTCTGCCTTTATTCAGGCATTCAAAGTGTTTACTGACCAGATTCTTACCCAGAATGCAGAAGGGATCACCCAATGGAGGGAAAAAATCCTGGAGGCCGTAGGCACCAACGGACGTATTTTGACAGATATTATTCCGCACCTGGAACTACTGATCGGTCCGCAACCGGAGGTAGCCGAACTTGAATCCACTGAAACCCAGAACCGGCTGCATTTTGTATTTATTAAATTTATTAAATGTATTGCCCGGCAGGAGCATCCCCTGGTTATTTTTTTTGATGATCTGCACTGGGCAGATGCCGCTTCTTCGGGTTTATTAAAAATAATCGCTGCCGATAAAGATCTCCGTTACGTGTTATTTATTGGAGCACTGCGCAACAAGGAATATACCAGTGATAGTGTATTTTCTGCCACGATAGAAAACATGCAAAAAGAAGGCTTCCGCATTCAGAAAATGGTGCTCATGCCGCTGCAATATACACATGTGGAAGCCCTTATTCACGAAACCCTGCAAGGCAATATACAAGATGTACAGGCTTTTACTAGTCTGATGTATGATAAATCACAGGGAAATCCCTTCTTTATTCACGCCTTTCTCAAATGCCTGCATGCAGAACATATACTTCATTTTGACTTTAATTCCTTCGGGTGGATATGGAATGCGGCCAGAATCCAGCAGCTTCGCTTTTCAGAAAACATAGTAGAATTACTTGCCGGAAGAATTCAAAAACTTCCAGGAATTACTCAGCACCTGTTGAAATTAGCGGCTTGCCTGGGATTTGAGTTTGATGTATCACTGCTGATGATTGTACGCAAACAAAACAGGCAGGAAATTATTCATGCCTTGCTTCCGGCGCTGGAAGAGGATCTGATTTTGCCGGCAGGCGATCATTACCGGTTTACCCACGACCGGATACAGCAAGCAGCCTATTCTTTAATTCCCGATGCTGCTAAAAAACAAGAACATGCCATTATTGGCCAGGCGCTGTTACACCATTTTGAACAGGAAGACCATCCAACGTATCTGCTTGAAACGGTGAACCAGCTCAATGCCGGCCGTGAACTGATTGTTTCTACGGAAGAAAAATACCAGCTGGCCGCTTTAAACTTACGGGCAGGTTTGAAAGTGAAATCTTCTGCCGCTTATACACTCTCCTTTGAATACCTGCATGCCGGTATTCAACTGTTAGGTGAGGATGCCTGGAAAACCCATTACGAACTGGCTTTGCAGTTGCATATAGAAGGGGCTGAGAGCAGCTTTTTGAGCGGAAATCCCTACATGATGGAAGAATGGGTAGAAACGGTAGTGAGAGAAGCCAATCGTGTGCTCGATAAAGTGAGGATCTATGAAATTACCATCAAATCGTATATCGCCCGCAACCAGCTGGTATATGCCGTACAAGCCTCTTTACAGATACTGGAATTACTGGGTATACGCTTTCCGGCTAAGCCTAATAAACTGCATGTATTAACAGCCCTTGTTTCGATAAAACTCAGGCTCCTTCACCAGCCTATTGAAACCCTGAATACGCTGCCACCCATTAAAAACCCCTACATTGAAGCCGCCATCCGGGTACTGGCCAGTGTGGGGTCAGCCGTGTATTTTGCTATGCCAGCGCTGTTTCCACTGTTTGTGTGCAAGGCATTTTCCCTGATGATCAGGTATGGAAATACGCCTTATTCCGGGGTGGTTTGTAATAGTTTTGGACTGATTATGATCGGTGGGGTAGGCGACATTGAAACCGGATATAAGCTGGGTAAAATCGCCATGCAGCTTTCCGAAAGGTTTGAAGGAAGTTCTCTAAAATGCCAGAGTCGGATGATGGTGCATTCATTTATTTCTCACTGGAAAGAACCCCTACATCATACGTTAGCCCCCCTGCATCACAATTACTGGTATGGCCTGGAAAATGGAAATATCGAATTTGCAGCCTATTCTATTTTTGTACATTGTTATTCCGCTTTTTTCTGTGGCCGCAATTTAAAAGACATTGCAGAAGAACACCTGAAGGTTCATGAACGACTGCTCCGGCTGGAGCATGAAAGCGGCCTTAACCTGCACCGGATTCCAACCCAGGCCGTATTAAATTTGTACCAGGTAGTAGAAAATCCCACTGTTCTTACCGGCAGTGTTCATGACGAGGAAACCATGGTACCTATCTATAAAGAAAGAGCCGCTGAAACTACTTTATGTGCATTATATCTATACAAACTCATTCTTAGCTATTTGTTTGAGAAAGAGGAAGAAGCCAGCCAGCAAGCGCAGGAGTTCAGAAACCGGATTGAAAGTGTGGCTGGCAGCTCTGAATTTATGATTTTTTATTTTTATGATACCTTGATTGCGGCCAGCCTGCTCTCTGGCCAGAAAAATGTATCCCGCAGAAAACTATTGAACCAATGCGAAGCCAACCTGGCAATCTTCCGTAAATTTTCCGGGAAATCTCCTGTTAATTATCAGCATAAGCTGTACCTGATGGAAGCAGAACTATGCCGGTTGAAAGGCAATATACACAAAGCCGCCATGCTCTATGACCATGCGATTGAGGAAGCCAGAAAAAACGACTATCTCAACGACCATGCCTTGAGTTGTGAACTTGCCGGTAAATTCTACCTGTCCCAACACCGGGAAACCCTGGCCAGACACTATTTAACTGAATCACATACGTATTACCGGCAATGGGGAGCTTTTAATAAAGTACATGTTCTGGAGAAAAAATATAATTTTCTGTCCGGAACACCTGTACAAACTGCCATTGCTTTGCCCGGAACATCTCCACAGCAGGATTCCGGAGATTTTTCTGTGGAGAGAAGCCTACAAGGATTGGATTTACACAGCATTATGAAAGCAGCTACCGCTATTTCCAGTGAAATTCAGCTCGAGAAACTGCTGAAAAAGCTGGTAAAAATTGCGGTAGAAAATGCCGGGGCACAGCAAGGTTACCTGATTTTAATCAAGGACGAAGCATTTGTTATAGAAGCTGCCTGCTCTATTGATTCTGAAGAGGAAGTAGTACTGCCTTCATTGCCTGTTAAAAATAACCGCCTGGTATCTGAAGCCATTATCAATTATGTGTTTGTAACCCAGGAAAATGTGGTGCTCGATAATGCTTCTCAGCATCCGGTTTTTTCTTCTGATACAGTTCTGGCAGAAAATCAGTCCAGGTCGGTATTGTGTGCGCCTATTATTCACCAGGGAAAAGTTATTGGCTTGTTATATTTTGAAAACAGGCTGATCTCGCATGCCTTTACCCTTGACCGCATTGAACTGCTCAAACTTCTTTCCGGCCAGATTGCTGTTTCCATTCAGAATGCGCTCAATGAACAAAAGAAGGTGAATGCCTTTATGGAGCGGGAAAAGCTGCTCAAAAAAATTAATCTACAGCAGAGTGTTCAGTCCAAAGCTATTCTCAAGACCCAGGAAAACGAAAGGCGGCGTATTGCCGAAGAACTGCATGATGGATTAGGCTATATGCTGTCTACGCTAAAACTCAACCTGACTTCGCTCAAAGAACAATTATCCGGCCCGGAAGAACAGGTTCAGTTTTTACACAATTCTTTTCTGCTGCTGGAAGATTCCTTTAAAGAGCTGAAGTCGATTTCCAATAACCTCATGCCAGACCTCTTGTTCCAGTTTGGATTGCTGGTAGCCGTGGAAGATTTGTGTAAAAAGGTGAATGATGCCGGCAAACTTCATATTACTTTCAGGCATTATAATTTCAAACGGAAATTGAAGAAAGACTTTGAACTGGAGGTGTTCCGCATTGTACAGGAACTGATCAATAATACTATTAAACATGCCCAGGCCATAAATCTGGAAATCCAGTTTCTTATTCAGCAGGACCGCCTGGTGATTATGGCCGAAGACGATGGCAAAGGCTTCGATTTTCAAAAGAAAATAAAGTCCAGAAGTAAAGGCAAAGGCCTGACCAATATTACTAACCGGATCAATTTTATGAGAGGCACTTTGCGTGTAGAATCTTCCGAAGATTTTGGAACCAGTTTTATTATCGATCTGCCACTAACTTTCAAACTCGTTAACTTATTAACTGATGATCAAATTACTGATAGCCGATGA
- a CDS encoding response regulator transcription factor gives MIKLLIADDHQLFIDGLTMLLKSETGLEVAGQALNGNEVLQVLAQKSIDIVLLDINMPNTDIVGLVKTIRAKYPHTKIIILTMYHGTRFYAKLIKHGINGYLYKSEGKAIFLEAIEKAANGEIYISKELFTDINNPVQAASPAFDLNLASPESVLTKREIEILKLVAQEHSNQEIADKLFISINTVDTHRKHILLKLGVKNTVGLVKYCMQYNLLGNF, from the coding sequence ATGATCAAATTACTGATAGCCGATGACCACCAGCTGTTTATTGATGGTCTGACAATGCTGCTCAAATCGGAAACCGGCCTGGAAGTAGCCGGACAGGCACTGAACGGAAACGAGGTATTGCAGGTACTTGCGCAAAAAAGCATTGACATTGTTCTGCTGGACATCAATATGCCCAATACAGATATTGTGGGGCTGGTGAAAACCATCCGGGCGAAATATCCGCATACCAAAATCATCATCCTGACGATGTATCACGGCACCAGGTTCTATGCCAAACTGATCAAACATGGTATCAATGGATATTTATATAAAAGTGAGGGAAAAGCGATTTTTCTGGAAGCGATCGAAAAAGCAGCTAATGGGGAAATTTATATCAGCAAGGAATTATTCACCGACATTAATAATCCGGTGCAGGCGGCTTCTCCGGCTTTTGATCTGAATCTGGCTTCTCCGGAAAGCGTACTGACCAAACGGGAAATTGAAATTTTAAAATTAGTGGCCCAGGAACATTCCAACCAGGAAATCGCCGACAAACTCTTTATCAGCATCAATACCGTAGATACCCACCGCAAACATATCCTGCTGAAACTGGGAGTAAAAAATACAGTAGGGCTTGTGAAATACTGTATGCAATATAATTTGCTGGGTAATTTTTGA